The Victivallis lenta genome includes a region encoding these proteins:
- a CDS encoding type II secretion system protein: protein MGKRWNFTLIELLVVIAIITILAAMLLPALNQARDRARASSCISQMKQIGQGVYMYCNDNDDFLPTYNHNTKLTAYTSGWSGIPDLYLIPYLGLAETDKQAWGIMYHEKPNLMRCPADVVYPHKADGNMYYTGSYAALLNSRESTDSGSGWMECNGNGAQSGAGVTYHRISKLPGRSVLFIEMERKADGTIYPAAPICGAENYDCTRTHAMDIGETRPLGYNHSSSRMANYCRADGSVHSVSVGTKWQRDLSF from the coding sequence ATGGGAAAGAGATGGAATTTCACTCTTATTGAACTGCTCGTAGTGATAGCGATCATCACGATTCTTGCCGCAATGCTGCTGCCGGCGCTGAATCAGGCGCGGGACCGGGCGCGGGCTTCCTCGTGCATCAGCCAGATGAAGCAGATCGGCCAGGGGGTGTACATGTACTGCAATGACAACGACGATTTTCTGCCGACCTACAATCACAACACCAAACTGACCGCGTATACGTCGGGATGGTCAGGAATTCCCGATCTCTATCTGATTCCGTATCTGGGACTGGCCGAAACGGACAAACAGGCCTGGGGAATCATGTACCATGAAAAGCCCAACCTGATGCGCTGTCCGGCAGATGTTGTGTATCCGCACAAGGCGGACGGAAATATGTATTACACCGGCAGTTACGCGGCGCTGCTGAACTCCCGTGAGTCGACCGACTCCGGGTCCGGTTGGATGGAGTGCAACGGAAATGGGGCGCAGTCCGGTGCTGGAGTGACCTACCACCGGATCTCCAAACTGCCGGGCAGGAGCGTTCTCTTCATCGAGATGGAGAGAAAGGCGGACGGTACAATCTATCCGGCTGCCCCGATTTGCGGCGCGGAAAACTATGACTGCACCCGGACACACGCGATGGACATCGGGGAGACCCGTCCGCTGGGATACAATCACAGCTCCTCGCGCATGGCCAACTACTGCCGGGCGGATGGGAGCGTACACTCCGTGAGTGTCGGGACGAAGTGGCAGCGGGATTTGAGTTTCTGA
- a CDS encoding ADP-ribosylglycohydrolase family protein — translation MNEELYQQKLMACWHGKNIGGTLGGPYEGFPQINHLTFYDPVPQEAMPNDDLELQAMYVAALLKMEKPAADREVLAGIWEKHMNFHVDEYAVAMRNLSLGIRPPFSGSFDNHFTCGMGAAIRSELWACLAPGDAERAAAWAYEDACIDHDGDGVWAEVFFAVMEALAFRESDVRVLIRAGLEHIPAESILAQGISAAVELWDQSRDWVTARNALFERFANECKSDVRINVPFTVLALLAGNGDFGRTICTAVNCGMDTDCTAATAGALLGLLKPDCISDEWLAPVGDKMVVRSSAISGIACADTIQEFSGQIGELRRRISAPAARSAAEAPDFDAYRIAGEVAFQHNLAWYRVCPAELSWETRQFLPINGRLEVPEEYRGDGGQVVLRFRFNIEREGEYTIMFNSPTSNQVYLDQEQQELHDDRDMLFGRQRTMTDAPRPGDGQFACLERMLIFSPTLFGAPLNQYKRFVRLSPGRHTLIIALEPVKCEKEIYWGMAVGQGSPEMIIPKAFHNEAFR, via the coding sequence ATGAACGAAGAACTCTATCAACAAAAATTGATGGCCTGCTGGCACGGAAAGAATATCGGCGGGACTCTGGGCGGTCCCTATGAGGGATTCCCGCAGATCAATCATCTCACCTTTTACGATCCGGTGCCGCAGGAGGCCATGCCCAACGACGACCTTGAGCTTCAGGCGATGTACGTCGCCGCCCTCCTGAAAATGGAAAAACCGGCGGCGGACCGGGAAGTGCTTGCGGGGATCTGGGAAAAGCATATGAATTTCCATGTCGACGAATACGCCGTGGCGATGCGCAATCTTTCGCTGGGAATCCGCCCCCCGTTTTCCGGCAGCTTCGACAATCATTTCACCTGCGGAATGGGAGCGGCGATCCGCAGCGAACTCTGGGCCTGCCTCGCTCCCGGCGATGCGGAACGGGCCGCGGCATGGGCCTATGAAGACGCCTGTATCGATCACGACGGCGACGGTGTATGGGCGGAAGTTTTCTTTGCCGTCATGGAAGCGCTGGCTTTCCGCGAATCGGATGTCCGGGTATTGATTCGGGCGGGATTGGAGCATATTCCCGCGGAGAGCATTCTGGCTCAGGGAATTTCCGCGGCCGTCGAGTTGTGGGATCAGTCCCGGGACTGGGTCACGGCCCGCAATGCGCTTTTCGAGCGGTTCGCCAATGAATGTAAGAGCGATGTACGCATCAATGTGCCGTTCACCGTTCTGGCGCTGCTTGCCGGAAACGGCGATTTCGGCAGGACGATCTGCACCGCGGTGAATTGCGGCATGGATACCGATTGCACGGCCGCAACCGCCGGCGCACTCCTCGGTTTGCTCAAGCCCGACTGCATTTCAGACGAATGGCTGGCTCCCGTCGGAGATAAAATGGTGGTGCGCTCCTCCGCGATCAGCGGAATCGCATGCGCCGATACAATCCAGGAATTTTCCGGGCAGATCGGCGAACTGCGCCGGCGCATTTCCGCACCGGCGGCGCGGAGCGCGGCGGAAGCGCCGGATTTCGACGCGTACAGGATTGCGGGAGAGGTGGCGTTTCAGCACAATCTTGCCTGGTACCGCGTGTGTCCCGCCGAACTGTCGTGGGAAACGAGACAGTTTCTGCCGATCAACGGCAGGCTGGAAGTCCCGGAGGAGTACCGGGGAGACGGCGGTCAGGTTGTGCTGCGATTCCGTTTCAATATCGAACGGGAAGGCGAATACACGATCATGTTCAATTCTCCGACCTCGAACCAGGTCTATCTCGATCAGGAACAACAGGAGCTTCATGATGACCGCGATATGCTTTTCGGACGCCAGCGGACCATGACCGATGCCCCGCGGCCCGGAGACGGGCAGTTTGCCTGCCTGGAACGGATGCTGATCTTCAGCCCGACCCTTTTCGGCGCGCCGCTGAACCAGTATAAACGCTTTGTTCGATTGAGTCCCGGCCGCCATACGCTGATTATCGCACTGGAACCCGTCAAATGCGAAAAAGAGATCTATTGGGGAATGGCGGTCGGCCAGGGATCACCGGAGATGATTATCCCGAAGGCTTTTCACAATGAAGCGTTTCGGTAA
- a CDS encoding helix-turn-helix domain-containing protein produces MKSDRKWSKLLLDRPGILLSVRGEGEIFYRNDILEINPGEAVVYSALPKHLFHAVSEWECYWCHLPEEFLSELTSCPENTHVPGVWLVHFGQQSRERILAEFRECYLLYLESKEQFAPGISGLLKVILRRMVNELNISERENALSQVFEPLLQELNPPWKKLNLTELARMCKMSRATFFRHFREFYGCTPIQYRDNILIFHAKHLLVYSALRITEISDRMGFPDQFYFCKFFRAKTGCSPSRFRMQMRNMKTAFGCDDEE; encoded by the coding sequence ATGAAATCCGACCGAAAATGGAGCAAACTTCTGCTTGACCGCCCCGGAATTCTGCTTTCTGTCCGAGGAGAGGGAGAAATCTTCTACCGGAACGACATTCTGGAGATCAATCCCGGCGAGGCGGTCGTATATTCCGCGCTCCCCAAGCATCTGTTCCATGCGGTCAGCGAGTGGGAGTGCTACTGGTGCCATTTGCCGGAGGAGTTCCTGTCCGAATTAACCTCCTGCCCGGAGAACACCCATGTGCCCGGAGTATGGCTCGTCCATTTCGGCCAACAGTCCCGCGAAAGGATTCTGGCGGAATTCCGGGAATGTTATCTGCTGTATCTGGAGTCGAAGGAACAATTCGCGCCGGGTATTTCCGGGCTGTTGAAGGTCATATTGCGGCGCATGGTAAATGAGCTCAATATTTCGGAAAGGGAAAACGCGCTGTCACAGGTTTTCGAGCCGCTGCTCCAGGAACTGAATCCGCCCTGGAAAAAATTGAATCTGACTGAACTGGCCCGGATGTGCAAAATGTCCAGAGCGACTTTTTTCCGGCATTTCAGGGAATTTTACGGCTGCACGCCGATCCAATATCGGGATAATATCCTGATCTTTCATGCGAAACACCTTCTGGTTTATTCCGCCCTGAGGATCACGGAAATTTCCGATCGGATGGGATTTCCGGATCAATTCTATTTCTGCAAGTTCTTCCGGGCCAAAACCGGATGCTCTCCAAGCCGGTTCCGGATGCAGATGCGGAATATGAAAACCGCTTTCGGCTGCGACGATGAAGAGTAG
- the mobF gene encoding MobF family relaxase, translated as MFNMTKIRATNGSGKSFYANHLCSNDYYSEHEKVQGYWRGELTEAFGLRDKVVTSEEFSLFQRNVNPKTLDRLTQKNMPGGPRFFDFQVAAPKSVSVMSMFDERLIEAHRESVRIAMAELERLAAVRVRDGENVRTNNYETTGKLVYAEFMHDTSRALDPQLHTHNVVCNVTRAGDGRYKALETLEMCRAIRYAGKVYHNEMAARCRELGYETVETRDRKGNVIWYDLACVPADVMERFSKRRQQIEKAEAEFIAEHGRKPTLSENNYLSTSTRTDKMLTSTSEKVREFQMGQLGHQEEEQLYAAAKHAKEHGSVTSTLDRERTVEEIRNVIDELYERESVLKLDKILAEVLNRNLGRIKLQELKKAVKEIPELRNLGGNAANSYYAPEVVIERELSAIGLVDQQRNVFDAIAPEFQAFPGDRSREAQAMLIHGLLSSKDRFNLFRGVAGAGKTSTLQEFCKGLRSGGVTEIRLVAPTNSATDVLKQEGFEQSQTVAGFLLSKQKPPAGAYVIIDESGLNSLREGVEILKLARKNNYRVLFVGDAQQHSAVELGDFFRLLEDYSQIQKFSLTDIHRQQNAEYRRGIFECAMGQHEQAFERFDKQHFIHEGKQKYLEEAAGKYMEYTEQGRYLDRAILVAPTHEECDKLTASVRGKLKEAEVLRGAGRETEVFRSWNKPKAWLKDASNFQPGMTIGFIRNMKGVSNAGEVTRIEAVDSKQLVLSNGKRIFAKRASDFIDVGELRKIELCEGDLIQFRVNLKANKIYNGTLARVSADPGKVEILYSDGRPRELIDMPENYAAFDYGWVTTSHKSQGRTAENVVVAAESLDRKAFYVALSRGRREMSLHCPDKEHLKRGLAYRTGERVSIHDLIRDREIPADVMLPLSDKTREQKAELLPDFSYKDMAARAKAAMRKVKAMLSDTVALRRMRQHRERLYNEHTRFEVEEHAVGLLGKIVGRITGMFRTPEAVPQESPQAEWEREREAERQQNLGLACKRELEAQWNVFEGAWSGYVEKRKQYHELHGGGEAFELTDREAAFRKRQTTRQRRGKAPQPLPAWLEKWEDTARTEAEKSRAALAARLEEAKRLKTAWEKADAEWAAHCTARKAYHAELGFRVPFRLWDKEYRYHTEQELRRRSGEFPQPMPESLVNWKAYMDEQKQQELRMFWREAQKQWEELLAARRAVYEKLHVEAGFRLWPEEEAFAAAQQKRRAAGLEPEAIPAELYNWRERAGEEVQQLVEVAARQRAYEAKAQWKWKWQDFDEKWEAYVKNRTKPSRLEPIFQEEIELRRSSHREPPSIIELPDWMKIEEVLDVHERNLKIEEIRRKLGLHPSDEGQPVDPDRKLYYESKREELFRRIAVYDQRTAFEKLPGWMKEWNPSEAHKAKVRNAIYMKYDCNVADEKLLEPLEWLELQNRKIKAKAEYATYEHRLAVGPATDRQMDELKSFAAAGLLKEWPAEPDREDAEKLLEQFREQERQQKLAEERRRNPMADWQMRTLRELHDEGRLEKVPEGISWREASELIDRITFHDPASQMMKNAVRRNIESGLLPSSAARNLDSMTVGEFRKLQKVIMEKQQELDRQREQWRREHQRDRGGIDL; from the coding sequence ATGTTCAATATGACGAAGATTCGTGCGACGAATGGTTCTGGCAAGAGTTTCTATGCGAATCATCTGTGTTCAAATGATTATTATTCGGAGCATGAGAAAGTTCAGGGATATTGGAGGGGAGAGCTTACGGAGGCGTTCGGTTTGCGGGATAAGGTTGTGACGAGTGAGGAGTTCAGTCTGTTTCAACGGAATGTGAATCCGAAAACGCTGGACAGGCTGACGCAGAAAAATATGCCCGGCGGTCCGCGGTTCTTTGACTTTCAGGTGGCGGCTCCGAAGTCGGTTTCAGTGATGTCGATGTTCGACGAACGATTGATCGAGGCGCATCGGGAATCGGTTCGGATTGCGATGGCGGAACTGGAACGGCTGGCGGCGGTTCGGGTGCGCGACGGGGAGAACGTTCGGACCAACAATTATGAAACGACCGGGAAGCTGGTTTACGCGGAGTTCATGCACGATACGAGCCGCGCGCTTGATCCTCAACTGCATACGCACAACGTGGTCTGCAATGTGACGCGAGCGGGCGACGGCAGGTACAAGGCGCTCGAAACGCTGGAGATGTGCCGGGCGATCCGTTACGCGGGCAAGGTCTATCACAACGAGATGGCGGCAAGGTGCCGTGAACTGGGTTACGAAACGGTCGAAACGCGGGACCGGAAAGGCAATGTCATCTGGTACGATCTGGCGTGCGTTCCGGCTGACGTGATGGAACGTTTTTCCAAGCGGCGGCAGCAGATCGAGAAAGCGGAGGCGGAGTTCATCGCGGAGCATGGCCGAAAGCCGACGTTGAGCGAGAACAATTATCTTTCGACTTCGACACGCACGGATAAGATGCTGACTTCGACAAGCGAGAAAGTCCGGGAGTTCCAGATGGGGCAGTTGGGCCATCAGGAAGAGGAGCAATTGTATGCGGCGGCCAAGCACGCCAAAGAACATGGTTCGGTAACAAGCACACTGGATCGCGAAAGGACCGTGGAAGAAATCCGGAATGTGATCGATGAACTGTACGAGCGGGAGAGCGTTCTGAAGCTCGACAAGATACTGGCTGAAGTGCTGAACCGGAACCTCGGCAGGATCAAGTTGCAAGAACTGAAAAAGGCCGTCAAAGAGATTCCGGAACTGCGGAACCTGGGCGGCAATGCGGCGAATTCGTATTATGCTCCGGAAGTTGTGATTGAGCGCGAACTGTCGGCGATCGGGCTGGTGGATCAGCAGCGGAATGTTTTCGATGCGATTGCGCCGGAGTTTCAGGCGTTTCCGGGAGATCGGTCGCGGGAGGCGCAGGCGATGCTGATTCACGGCCTGTTGAGCTCCAAAGACCGGTTCAACCTGTTCCGCGGCGTGGCGGGCGCGGGCAAAACTTCGACCTTGCAGGAGTTCTGCAAGGGGCTGCGTTCAGGAGGCGTGACGGAGATCCGCCTCGTTGCGCCGACGAATTCGGCGACGGACGTGCTGAAACAGGAGGGCTTCGAACAGTCGCAGACGGTGGCGGGATTCCTGCTGTCGAAGCAGAAGCCTCCGGCGGGGGCATACGTGATCATCGATGAATCGGGTTTGAATTCGCTGCGCGAAGGCGTGGAGATTCTGAAGCTGGCGCGGAAGAACAACTACCGGGTGCTGTTCGTGGGCGACGCGCAGCAGCACAGCGCCGTCGAATTGGGCGATTTTTTCCGGCTGCTGGAGGATTACTCGCAGATTCAGAAGTTTTCGCTGACCGACATCCACCGCCAGCAGAATGCGGAATACCGGCGCGGCATCTTCGAGTGCGCGATGGGGCAGCATGAACAGGCGTTTGAACGGTTCGACAAACAGCACTTCATCCATGAAGGCAAGCAGAAATACTTGGAGGAAGCCGCCGGGAAGTACATGGAGTACACGGAACAGGGGCGGTATCTGGATCGGGCGATTCTGGTTGCGCCGACGCATGAGGAGTGCGATAAGCTGACGGCTTCGGTACGCGGCAAGCTGAAGGAAGCGGAGGTGCTTCGAGGTGCAGGACGCGAAACGGAGGTATTCCGATCGTGGAACAAGCCGAAAGCATGGCTGAAGGACGCTTCGAACTTCCAGCCGGGCATGACCATCGGCTTCATCCGCAACATGAAAGGCGTCAGCAATGCCGGCGAGGTAACGCGCATTGAAGCCGTAGACAGCAAGCAGTTGGTATTGAGCAACGGCAAGCGGATTTTTGCGAAGAGAGCTTCGGATTTCATCGATGTCGGAGAACTGCGGAAGATCGAGCTGTGCGAAGGCGATTTGATCCAGTTCCGGGTGAACCTGAAAGCGAACAAGATTTACAACGGGACGCTCGCGCGGGTGAGCGCCGATCCCGGCAAGGTCGAAATACTTTATTCGGACGGCAGACCGCGTGAGCTGATCGACATGCCGGAAAACTATGCGGCGTTCGATTACGGCTGGGTGACGACCTCCCACAAATCGCAGGGACGAACCGCCGAAAACGTCGTGGTGGCGGCCGAGTCGCTGGACCGGAAAGCGTTCTATGTGGCGCTGAGCCGCGGCCGCCGGGAGATGTCGTTACACTGTCCCGATAAAGAACATCTGAAGCGCGGCCTTGCGTACCGCACCGGCGAACGGGTAAGCATCCATGACCTGATCCGCGACCGGGAGATTCCGGCAGACGTGATGTTGCCGTTATCAGATAAGACAAGAGAACAAAAAGCGGAACTGCTTCCGGACTTCAGCTATAAGGATATGGCGGCTCGCGCTAAAGCTGCGATGCGAAAGGTTAAGGCGATGTTGAGTGATACTGTTGCGCTTCGCCGGATGCGGCAGCACCGGGAACGGCTTTACAACGAGCATACCCGTTTTGAAGTGGAAGAGCATGCGGTCGGTCTGCTCGGTAAGATTGTGGGCAGGATAACCGGCATGTTCAGGACGCCGGAAGCCGTTCCGCAGGAGTCGCCGCAGGCTGAATGGGAGCGGGAACGCGAAGCGGAACGGCAGCAGAATCTGGGGCTGGCCTGCAAACGGGAGCTCGAAGCGCAATGGAACGTGTTTGAAGGCGCATGGTCCGGTTACGTGGAAAAGCGCAAGCAATATCACGAACTTCACGGCGGCGGCGAGGCATTCGAACTGACCGACCGGGAGGCCGCGTTTCGGAAGCGGCAGACAACCCGGCAGCGCCGTGGAAAAGCGCCGCAGCCGCTTCCCGCCTGGCTGGAGAAGTGGGAAGATACGGCGCGTACAGAAGCCGAAAAGTCGCGCGCCGCTCTGGCGGCGCGGCTGGAGGAGGCGAAGCGCCTGAAAACGGCATGGGAGAAAGCCGATGCCGAATGGGCCGCACACTGCACCGCCCGCAAAGCGTACCACGCGGAACTCGGTTTTAGAGTTCCGTTCCGGCTCTGGGACAAAGAATACCGTTATCATACTGAACAGGAGCTCCGGCGCCGGAGTGGAGAGTTTCCGCAGCCGATGCCGGAGTCACTGGTCAACTGGAAAGCCTATATGGATGAGCAGAAACAGCAGGAGCTCCGGATGTTCTGGCGCGAAGCGCAGAAGCAGTGGGAGGAACTGCTCGCTGCCCGCAGGGCTGTTTATGAGAAGCTGCATGTGGAAGCCGGGTTCCGGCTGTGGCCGGAGGAAGAGGCGTTCGCGGCGGCGCAGCAAAAGCGCCGCGCCGCCGGGCTGGAACCGGAGGCGATTCCGGCGGAATTGTACAACTGGCGGGAGCGAGCGGGGGAAGAGGTTCAGCAGCTCGTCGAAGTGGCCGCGCGTCAAAGGGCGTATGAAGCGAAAGCGCAATGGAAATGGAAGTGGCAGGACTTCGATGAAAAGTGGGAAGCATACGTTAAGAACAGGACAAAACCGTCCAGGCTGGAACCGATATTCCAGGAAGAGATTGAGCTGCGGCGCAGTTCCCATAGAGAACCGCCCTCAATTATAGAACTTCCGGATTGGATGAAAATCGAAGAAGTGCTGGATGTTCATGAGCGTAACCTGAAAATCGAGGAGATCCGCAGAAAACTCGGCCTCCATCCCAGCGATGAGGGACAGCCGGTCGATCCCGACCGGAAGCTGTACTATGAATCGAAACGTGAGGAATTGTTCCGGCGGATTGCCGTCTACGACCAGCGGACGGCTTTTGAAAAATTGCCGGGCTGGATGAAAGAATGGAATCCGAGTGAGGCTCACAAAGCCAAAGTTCGAAATGCCATTTATATGAAATACGACTGTAACGTTGCGGATGAAAAGTTACTGGAGCCTTTGGAATGGCTGGAACTTCAGAACCGCAAGATCAAAGCGAAAGCGGAATACGCCACCTATGAGCATCGACTGGCGGTCGGCCCGGCCACAGACCGGCAGATGGATGAATTGAAATCGTTTGCAGCAGCTGGACTTCTGAAAGAGTGGCCTGCGGAGCCGGACCGGGAAGACGCTGAAAAACTGCTCGAACAATTCCGGGAGCAGGAACGGCAGCAGAAGCTGGCCGAAGAGCGCCGCCGCAACCCGATGGCGGATTGGCAGATGCGCACGCTTCGGGAACTTCACGATGAGGGACGGCTTGAAAAAGTTCCGGAGGGAATCAGTTGGCGGGAAGCCTCGGAGCTCATCGACCGGATCACATTCCACGATCCGGCCAGCCAGATGATGAAGAATGCCGTCCGGCGAAACATTGAAAGCGGACTTCTCCCGAGCTCCGCAGCCCGCAATCTCGACAGCATGACCGTCGGAGAGTTCCGGAAACTCCAGAAAGTAATCATGGAAAAGCAACAGGAACTTGATCGGCAACGCGAACAGTGGAGGCGCGAACATCAGCGAGACCGAGGCGGGATCGATCTGTAA
- a CDS encoding GntR family transcriptional regulator has protein sequence MKKIAAKEFCDFIPPRNVGFHVELASYLREKLESNQFSTGDCFPSLREMAAYWNTNPYSVKLAINELVLQGYLTRSQGHGTFVAPKRGDFTRIGIYIDHSMRQNGNIMYTYMFASLVEQKLTAKGASCIVFNDYRDFSEQKSPPQDLADAVAAGRIQAVAVISWREFFGNFPIRYFYPTIDYHLEHVAGLVKQFEARRVALIAPEDIYEHFPERFRRIGIKLMPKYIRQFPLCGGFTQNCGAAVYDFTRELLTRSTRPDLLIVMPDSAVQGAIQAVLELGIRVPEDLRLLLHRNLGLEYFCSLPADYWDIDLNQVADDFVHDIMGK, from the coding sequence ATGAAAAAGATAGCGGCCAAAGAATTTTGCGATTTTATTCCTCCGCGGAATGTAGGGTTTCATGTCGAGCTGGCGAGTTATCTGCGCGAAAAGCTTGAATCGAATCAGTTTTCGACCGGAGATTGCTTTCCATCGTTGCGAGAAATGGCAGCATATTGGAATACGAATCCCTATTCCGTGAAACTTGCGATTAACGAACTGGTTCTTCAAGGGTATCTGACCCGTTCGCAGGGGCATGGGACATTTGTTGCCCCCAAACGTGGTGACTTTACCCGGATTGGTATTTATATCGATCATTCCATGCGGCAGAATGGCAACATTATGTACACTTACATGTTTGCTTCGCTGGTTGAACAGAAATTGACTGCCAAAGGTGCTTCCTGCATTGTGTTCAATGATTACCGGGACTTTTCCGAGCAGAAGAGTCCGCCGCAGGACTTGGCCGATGCAGTTGCCGCCGGAAGAATTCAAGCTGTTGCGGTTATCAGTTGGCGTGAGTTTTTCGGTAACTTTCCGATTCGGTACTTTTATCCCACTATCGATTATCATTTGGAACATGTTGCCGGGTTGGTAAAACAATTTGAAGCCAGGCGGGTTGCTCTGATAGCACCGGAAGACATTTATGAACATTTTCCAGAGCGCTTTCGGCGCATCGGAATCAAATTGATGCCGAAATATATACGGCAATTCCCCCTCTGCGGTGGCTTTACGCAAAATTGCGGTGCGGCGGTTTATGACTTCACAAGGGAATTATTGACTCGCTCGACGCGGCCGGATTTATTGATCGTGATGCCGGATTCCGCTGTGCAAGGTGCGATTCAAGCAGTGTTGGAACTCGGAATCCGTGTTCCGGAAGATTTGCGGCTGCTTCTGCACCGCAACTTGGGCCTGGAATACTTTTGTTCTCTTCCTGCGGATTACTGGGATATCGACTTGAATCAAGTTGCAGATGATTTTGTCCATGACATCATGGGAAAATAA